The following are from one region of the Lepeophtheirus salmonis chromosome 8, UVic_Lsal_1.4, whole genome shotgun sequence genome:
- the SdhD gene encoding succinate dehydrogenase [ubiquinone] cytochrome b small subunit, mitochondrial, with the protein MASLTTILARRSNLLQKCRPWGIMESKALLRTSTALKGGLIQDHGKMWNVERAVSALQIPAFVVPFAYTTPMTDAIFCTLAVLHAHWGVEAVVVDYIRPSLFGGSKVIPNLCQVATWILSAAALGGLFYFNYTDIGFVNAMKMIWML; encoded by the exons ATGGCATCACTAACCACAATTTTGGCACGAAGAAGTAATTTACTACAGAAGTGTCGTCCTTGGGGCATCATGGAGTCCAAAGCACTACTCCGTACTTCCACAGCCTTGAAAGGAGGATTGATTCAAGATCATGGAAAAATGTGGAATGTAGAGCGTGCCGTGTCCGCCCTTCAGATCCCTGCATTTGTCGTTCCTTTCGCTTATACGACTCCCATGACGGATGCAATCTTTTGTACCTTGGCAGTGTTGCATGCACATTGGG GAGTTGAGGCCGTGGTCGTGGACTATATTCGCCCTTCCTTATTTGGAGGAAGCAAAGTTATACCTAACCTGTGCCAAGTAGCAACTTGGATCTTGTCAGCAGCTGCTCTTGGCGGTTTGTTCTACTTTAATTACACGGATATTGGCTTTGTCAATGCCATGAAGATGATTTGGATGCTATAA
- the LOC121122756 gene encoding uncharacterized protein, translating to MRRRRKSLLDSLKATPEASKKKQTNDCPENSSSSVSSIKNYFTPIKKVSQKQSIDDLLNSPPDDCNSVSPSTWSSLSEMTKELKKLCRESREKQSQFEEVKKNRKDYQESSSKMRDELHSKLNSDGMKTWVLENEEFINNIWSGDIESSRYEAYHRSTEARHGLLYHMITHPYNDLQIEALLEAITQKWMQSSELINERSDFVWKVVMPEVLIKIYMETFNISNKNEAEKRIALTPLESDDDDNHW from the exons ATGCGacgaagaagaaaaagtctCTTGGACTCTCTAAAAGCTACTCCAGAAGcgtcaaaaaagaaacaaactaaCGACTGTCCTGAGAACTCTTCTTCTTCTGTTTCAAGTATTAAAAACTACTTCACACCAATAAAAAAGGTTTCACAAAAACAATCGATAG ATGACTTGTTAAATTCCCCTCCGGATGATTGTAACAGTGTTTCACCTTCCACATGGAGTTCTTTGAGTGAAATGACTAAGGAATTAAAGAAGTTATGCAGAGAGAGTCGAGAGAAACAATCTCAATTCGAAGAAGTTAAAAAGAACCGAAAAGACTATCAA gAATCATCCTCAAAAATGAGAGATGAGTTACACTCCAAGCTGAATTCAGATGGTATGAAGACATGGGTATTAGAGAATGAAGagtttattaacaatatttggAGTGGAGACATTGAATCATCACGCTATGAGGCATATCATAGG AGCACTGAGGCAAGACACGGACTTTTATACCACATGATAACACATCCATATAATGACCTGCAAATTGAGGCTCTTTTAGAAGCCATTACTCAAAAGTGGATGCAATCATCTGAACTCATAAATGAACGCTCAGATTTTGTATGGAAAGTTGTTATGCCGGaggttttaatcaaaatttacatGGAAACGTTTAACATAAGTAATAAAAACGAGGCTGAAAAGCGTATAGCATTAACGCCTTTGGAATCTGACGATGATGATAATCATTGGTAA
- the LOC121122776 gene encoding uncharacterized protein: protein MPQKYVRKTERETLPHNVLLAAVQRYDVVKSMRKVAEEFNMSHQTLKRKIDAYKQNNEAHLETSYKNKMIFSMDQEEDIVKYILRCSELFYCLTPIDLRKLAYATARANNLKVPPKWEAEEMAGVKWLQGFRSRHAVLSLWKPEKTSIARASAFTRYNIAKFFELLNDVFGKYKFPSHRVYNLDESGFSTVQNTRAVFAERGKKQVGQTTSAENGVLVTLVGIVCASGKTIPPAFVFPRVNYKPRMLVGAPPGSLGLAHTSGWMTASNFILVIKHFVKYSMPTVEDPVLLVLDNHESHLSFSVLDYAKNNNVHLLTIPQHSSNKTQPLDRTIFGPAKCTFDALLYSWGRDHNHQSATIYDMASLMGSAFISAATPRNIIRGFEAAGICPLNPNIFTDVDFALSEVSDRPICPQQSASETNSERAAFVELTDASTSDGVTS, encoded by the exons atgcCTCAAAAATATGTTAGAAAAACAGAACGTGAGACTTTACCTCACAACGTTCTCCTAGCCGCAGTTCAGCGATATGATGTTGTTAAATCGATGAGGAAAGTAGCTGAAGAGTTCAACATGTCTCACCAGACATTGAAACGTAAGATCGACGCCTACAAACAAAACAACGAAGCACATCTTGAAACATCTTACAAGAACAAAATG attTTCAGCATGGACCAAGAGGAAGACATTGTGAAGTACATTCTGCGGTGCAGTGAATTATTCTATTGTCTCACCCCCATTGACTTACGGAAGCTGGCCTACGCGACTGCAAGGGCCAATAATTTGAAAGTCCCTCCAAAGTGGGAAGCTGAGGAAATGGCTGGAGTGAAATGGCTTCAGGGTTTTCGCTCTCGACATGCGGTTTTAAGCTTGTGGAAGCCTGAAAAAACGTCAATAGCGAGGGCTTCAGCATTTACTCGGTACAATATAGCCAAGTTTTTTGAACTCTTGAATGATGTCTTTGGCAAATATAAATTTCCGTCTCATCGAGTCTATAACTTGGATGAATCCGGTTTCTCTACCGTACAAAATACCCGTGCAGTGTTTGCCGAGAGAGGAAAGAAGCAAGTTGGCCAGACAACGTCTGCCGAGAATGGGGTGCTTGTCACGTTAGTAGGCATTGTATGTGCGTCCGGAAAAACAATTCCGCCTGCATTCGTTTTTCCACGGGTCAATTATAAACCTCGCATGCTTGTCGGTGCGCCTCCAGGCTCATTGGGTCTTGCGCATACCTCAGGATGGATGACCGCGTCCAACtttatattagtaataaaaCACTTTGTGAAATATTCGATGCCGACTGTTGAAGACCCAGTTCTTCTAGTACTTGACAACCATGAAAGCCACCTTAGCTTTTCAGTCCTCGACTATGCTAAAAACAATAATGTACATTTACTGACAATACCGCAGCATTCAAGCAACAAGACGCAGCCTCTTGACAGAACTATTTTTGGGCCTGCTAAATGCACCTTTGATGCCCTCCTATATTCGTGGGGGAGAGACCATAACCATCAATCTGCCACTATCTATGATATGGCATCGTTAATGGGTTCCGCTTTCATAAGCGCTGCAACTCCTCGGAATATTATTAGAGGCTTCGAAGCGGCTGGAATTTGCCCTTTAAACccaaatatttttacagatgTCGACTTTGCTCTGTCCGAAGTTTCAGATAGACCAATATGCCCTCAACAATCTGCCTCTGAAACTAATTCGGAGAGGGCAGCGTTTGTTGAATTGACTGATGCTAGTACGTCAGATGGCGTCACATCGTAG